A region of Vespula vulgaris chromosome 1, iyVesVulg1.1, whole genome shotgun sequence DNA encodes the following proteins:
- the LOC127071863 gene encoding ankycorbin isoform X3, protein MDTKTPPIPLKLPEKAQTKKQERLADLSLPPLTPSTNHRQKLKPVVNPWSRDYSYPTCYQNHHKERPYRVLQIGATPLMHACQQADRHKVLRLLREQEESIGYRDRTLRSALHYCMDAGTGGAVASAAPELVNAPDAEGHTPLHLAVIAGDTQLVAVLLANGADVNAKDLEGHSVLHWATVCGEAECVRLILAAGARPSTPDLRGGSPLHYAAQCCGAAATAELAVPKKVGLKVLQTLIEFGADVNAKDEDGRQAILWAASAGSVEAVLALARAGGAAAAGASDKDGLTALHCAASRGHARCVEALINFCGSQPDHVDDNGCSALHYAATLGHADATSLILKLGADPNRQDRKGRTPALCAAAKGQLETLKILAQHGGSLHARTVRGTGVAHEAAASGRIELLKWLAKKRPSMLDIATQDGKTPLHVAALHGHLDACKVLLDHGARINAILRTNKGNTMTALDAALYRGHRDCAKLIQMHGGTTAQRLKDHRATSIGKVFSAKLRVERTESGTDTEDSPPRWDHGLKAPRVYYEERWIEKRTRKRGNSKKLLRRDSRSFSEEEVRLSKKASSRKERQRRSRSESARYDENGMGTDEKLIRKGRKRRLRGRSKDDYSESSINYSDDSLQEDSRKNGTVRTFFRRKLERRRSKCRADKIKKRSRSEVEASRVNRKHLQSETKSDQDEHSGTDDSLEVIVVRTSVEKKKCEKIVSGGKSKMSKENSKDGRIRGSRKCNTQSQKSEYSESTIPSDKVYDKASDKISEEDHRPYLDREEKEERRYKNVVGVDEVASKSSTSEDMGMSFVESRYHHRDVTDSTSHETVERVLVTAMVHKDQGPDTPKSTIEISKEVTFEDGSEKEMTDKNCEELQSKVDDVCAKSEQLSNSLVTKAKDLKKGLENMRCGIKDKNDDSERNDDNKMIGDVEAVEVEGRLCAKQVNEPERTSSDSQEERLRSTQDQQQEMEHQENSFLSKNTEGDRKILDTSSSAAKDVASGMDAVNDRLASDIDLQVHTLEGSFREEMPTLELEKLSKVESEKQKTEEVTGTIVSKEEHDINGTLEKDVGLEILENTAPVESCKENIITDGFGLSSKESFKTRQEKRQSELSSSSFDAPFSNDFFSEDKEQVDSARGKSVDLSSDSRDSILMRDGENDFSRTNTPVLAKSSVLEVKSDGHKAPREPNKVKIVQIDASTKSFTNEEKALSSKGKQAHLKDIDDKNGSPTTTTRRSRCSRASTRKQMDETECHSNVTKASNKIKNLFDKSGERSLDRSAIVAVIESPEWDEEDEEIDKEIRKVIEEDGERDTEPEENNEMGVIRVLPGTSEEDAYRSLDIDKSRNSGIVTLPQVQRRLCTHSGKIPKIPAEDQRLRQCMKQCRRDSGGRDSGIEPSPRISRIPKRRSVADYSKTEKHHALNVDTVTRDVQISLRRYHLERKIFFQLMELKRLQIRHGRANEQVLVKRQTLRSVLIRTIEEITKKTSHAKFLYRCEILHPENSSVSSCYNCLYLSTCLHLYWRRGARTNGSFSKNRDTWKRTNDGGSNSRRRETSNRITS, encoded by the exons ATGGACACTAAGACTCCGCCTATACCTTTGAAGCTTCCAGAGAAGGCTCAAACGAAGAAGCAGGAACGCTTGGCCGATCTGTCCTTGCCGCCATTGACACCTTCCACGAATCACCGACAGAAACTAAAGCCTGTTGTTAATCCGTGGTCGCGTGACTACAGTTATCCTACATGCTATCAAAATCATCATAAGGAGAGGCCTTATAG AGTGTTGCAAATTGGCGCCACACCATTGATGCACGCTTGCCAGCAGGCCGACAGACACAAAGTCTTGAGACTATTGAGGGAGCAAGAGGAGAGCATCGGTTATAGAGATCGAACGTTAAGAAGTGCCCTTCATTACTGTATGGACGCAGGAACGGGCGGTGCCGTTGCTTCGGCGGCACCAGAATTGGTCAACGCTCCCGATGCCGAAGGACATACTCCTCTCCATCTCGCAGTCATTGCCGGCGATACTCAGTTAGTAGCCGTTTTGTTGGCGAACGGCGCTGACGTCAATGCCAAAGATTTGGAAGGTCACAGCGTTCTTCATTGGGCTACTG TCTGCGGGGAAGCGGAATGCGTACGTCTGATCTTAGCCGCTGGCGCTCGACCTTCAACGCCCGATCTTCGCGGAGGCTCGCCTCTTCATTACGCCGCGCAATGTTGCGGCGCCGCAGCGACCGCCGAACTTGCCGTACCAAAGAAAGTTGGCTTAAAGGTTTTGCAAACTCTTATAGAATTCGGCGCTGACGTTAACGCGAAGGACGAAGACGGACGACAGGCAATCTTATGGGCGGCCAGTGCCGGTAGCGTGGAAGCAGTTCTAGCCTTGGCAAG GGCCGGGGGAGCTGCGGCCGCAGGAGCATCGGATAAGGACGGTTTAACGGCGCTTCATTGCGCCGCGTCCAGAGGTCATGCCAGGTGCGTCGAAGCGTTGATTAATTTTTGCGGATCCCAGCCCGATCATGTAGATGACAACGGTTGTTCCGCTCTACACTATGCCGCTACGCTCGGTCACGCCGACGCTACGTCCTTGATTCTTAAATTAGGTGCCGATCCAAATCGACAAGATCGAAAGGGTAGAAC gCCAGCCCTATGCGCGGCAGCCAAAGGCCAATTGGAAACGTTAAAAATCCTAGCACAGCATGGTGGTTCGTTGCACGCTAGAACAGTACGAGGTACAGGCGTTGCTCACGAGGCCGCGGCTTCCGGAAGAATCGAACTGCTCAAATGGTTGGCTAAAAAGCGCCCGAGTATGTTGGATATCGCTACGCAAGATGGTAAGACGCCTCTTCACGTAGCAGCGCTTCATGGTCATTTGGATGCTTGCAAGGTGCTCTTGGATCACGGTGCAAGAATAAATGCGATTTTAAGGACTAACAAGGGTAATACGATGACCGCTTTGGATGCTGCCCTTTACAGAGGCCACAGAGATTGTGCTAAATTGATACAAATGCACGGTGGTACTACTGCTCAACGATTGAAAGATCATAGGGCTACGTCTATTGGGAAAG TTTTCTCCGCAAAGCTTCGAGTTGAGCGTACAGAAAGTGGCACGGATACGGAAGATAGTCCTCCAAGGTGGGATCATGGACTTAAGGCTCCTCGTGTCTATTACGAGGAACGATGGATCGAAAAGAGAACGCGAAAGAGAGGAAATTCCAAGAAATTATTACGACGAGACAGTCGAAGTTTCAGCGAAGAAGAAGTTCGACTTTCGAAGAAAGCGTCTTCGAGAAAAGAGCGCCAGCGACGAAGCAGAAGCGAGTCTGCGag ATACGACGAGAATGGCATGGGTACCGATGAAAAGTTGatacgaaaaggaagaaagaggcgGCTTAGAGGGAGATCCAAAGATGATTACAGCGAATCATCTATAAATTACAGCGACGATAGTCTCCAGGAAGATTCAAGAAAGAACGGAACGGTAAGGACGTTTTTTCGGCGAAAGCTCGAAAGGCGAAGATCAAAATGTCGAGCGGAcaagattaaaaagagatcGAGGTCGGAGGTCGAAGCAAGTCGAGTCAATCGGAAGCATTTGCAGTCGGAGACAAAGAGCGATCAAGACGAACACAGCGGTACCGACGACAGTTTGGAAGTAATCGTTGTGAGAACATccgtcgagaagaaaaaatgcgaAAAGATCGTGTCCGGAGGAAAATCAAAGATGTCGAAAGAGAATTCGAAAGATGGTAGGATAAGAGGGTCTCGTAAATGCAACACGCAAAGTCAAAAGTCGGAATACAGCGAATCAACGATACCATCCGATAAGGTATACGATAAGGCATCCGATAAGATATCCGAGGAGGACCATCGGCCATACTTGGacagggaagaaaaagaggaaagaagatataagAACGTCGTTGGCGTTGATGAAGTCGCGTCGAAGTCTTCTACGTCGGAGGATATGGGAATGTCCTTCGTTGAAAGTCGATATCATCATAGAGACGTGACCGATAGTACGAGCCACGAAACTGTCGAAAGAGTTCTTGTTACGGCTATGGTCCACAAAGATCAAGGTCCAGACACTCCAAAGTCTACGATAGAAATTTCAAAGGAAGTCACTTTTGAAGATGGCTCGGAGAAGGAAATGACAGACAAAAATTGCGAAGAATTGCAAAGTAAGGTTGACGACGTTTGTGCAAAATCCGAACAACTATCTAATTCGCTAGTAACGAAGGCTAAGGATTTAAAGAAGGGTCTTGAAAATATGCGATGTGGGATTAAGGATAAGAATGACGATAGCGAAagaaacgatgataataaGATGATAGGAGACGTCGAAGCAGTGGAAGTAGAAG GTAGGTTGTGCGCAAAGCAAGTAAACGAACCCGAAAGAACTTCATCGGATTCTCAGGAGGAACGTCTTCGTTCGACGCAAGATCAGCAGCAGGAGATGGAACATcaggaaaattcttttttgtcgaAAAATACGGAAGGCGATAGAAAAATTCTTGATACATCGTCAAGTGCCGCGAAAGATGTCGCAAGCGGCATGGACGCGGTGAATGATCGTTTGGCTTCGGATATAGATTTACAAGTTCATACATTGGAAGGATCATTTCGAGAAGAAATGCCAACTTTGGAGTTAGAAAAACTTTCAAAAGTAGAAAGCGAGAAACAGAAAACGGAAGAAGTAACTGGAACGATAGTTTCGAAAGAGGAACACGATATAAATGGTACATTAGAAAAGGATGTTGGCTTAGAAATCTTGGAAAATACGGCGCCCGTGGAATCGTGCAAAGAGAATATTATCACCGATGGGTTTGGTTTATCGAGTAAAGAATCGTTTAAAACTCGACAGGAAAAACGTCAGAGCGAGTTATCCTCGTCTTCTTTCGATGCCCCTTTCAGCAATGACTTCTTCTCTGAGGATAAGGAACAAGTAGATTCCGCGCGTGGCAAATCTGTTGATTTATCTTCAGATTCTAGAGATTCTATACTGATGCGTGACGGTGAAAATGACTTTTCGAGAACGAATACTCCAGTTCTCGCAAAGAGTAGCGTTCTCGAAGTAAAATCCGACGGACATAAAGCTCCAAGAGAGCCTAATAAAGTCAAAATTGTACAAATAGACGCAAGTACCAAGTCTTTTACGAACGAGGAAAAAGCATTGTCGAGTAAAGGTAAACAGGCACATTTAAAAGATATAg ACGATAAGAATGGCTCGccgacaacaacaacgagaCGTTCAAGGTGTTCAAGGGCTTCAACGAGAAAACAAATGGATGAAACTGAATGCCACTCGAATGTAACAAAAGCATcgaataagattaaaaatttatttgacaaGTCGGGGGAACGTTCTCTCGATCGCAGTGCAATAGTTGCCGTTATCGAGAGCCCGGAATGggatgaagaggatgaagagaTCGATAAGGAGATTAGAAAGGTTATCGAAGAAGACGGAGAACGTGATACAGAGCcagaagaaaataacgaaatgGGTGTTATTAGAGTTTTGCCAGGTACAAGCGAGGAAGACGCTTACAGGAGCCTGGACATCGATAAATCCAGGAATTCGGGTATCGTTACCTTACCTCAG GTACAGAGAAGACTATGCACGCATTCGGGAAAGATTCCTAAGATTCCAGCGGAGGATCAACGTCTTCGACAGTGTATGAAACAGTGTCGTCGTGACAGTGGTGGTAGAGATAGTGGTATAGAACCAAGTCCAAGAATTTCTAGAATACCAAAGAGAAGAAGCGTGGCTGACTATTCAAAGACAGAGAAACATCACGCGCTCAATGTAGATACCGTCACGAGAGATGTTCAAATCAGTCTTCGTCGTTACCAcctggaaagaaaaatcttttttcaattgatGGAACTCAAGAGATTGCAGATTAGGCATGGTAGAGCTAACGAGCAAGTTTTGGTTAAGAGACAG ACACTTCGAAGCGTTCTTATACGAACAATTGAGGAAATTACAAAGAAGACCAGCCACGCCAAATTTTTGTACAGATGCGAAATATTGCACCCAGAAAACTCATCGGTGTCATCATGCTACAACTGCCTATACCTCAGTACCTGTTTACACTTATA TTGGCGGAGAGGTGCAAGAACAAACGGATCATTTTCCAAAAATAGAGACACGTGGAAAAGGACAAATGACG GTGGAAGTAACTCACGGAGACGAGAAACAAGTAATCGCATTACCAGCTGA